A single genomic interval of Chitinophaga sp. 180180018-3 harbors:
- a CDS encoding class I SAM-dependent methyltransferase, with protein sequence MKKEYIPALRFSWLTQFYDFILQVTFPEKRIKKALITQCAFRENEHVLDFGTGTATLPLMIKQRYPLITIIGIDVDKNILEIAERKIRIERELHIELINYNGFKIPVPDNFVDKVVSSLVFHHLSTQHKRLALKEIHRILKPGGELHIADFGKPDNFFTSVAFGIFRRFDGEQNTRINVFGLLPYMIDAAGFTNVEENEYFNTLFGTVRLIRAVKNEQFPYPDYSAV encoded by the coding sequence ATGAAAAAAGAATATATTCCAGCTCTCCGCTTTAGCTGGCTTACTCAGTTCTATGATTTTATCCTGCAGGTTACTTTCCCTGAGAAAAGAATAAAAAAAGCGTTAATTACGCAATGCGCATTTAGAGAGAATGAGCATGTATTGGATTTTGGAACTGGCACTGCCACCCTTCCTTTGATGATTAAGCAGCGCTACCCGTTAATAACAATCATTGGTATTGATGTTGATAAAAACATTCTTGAAATTGCGGAACGAAAGATCCGGATTGAAAGAGAGTTGCATATTGAACTAATAAATTACAATGGCTTCAAAATTCCGGTTCCTGATAATTTTGTAGATAAGGTGGTTTCCTCACTGGTATTTCATCACCTATCTACCCAACATAAGCGGCTAGCGCTTAAAGAAATTCATCGGATATTGAAACCTGGTGGGGAATTGCATATAGCAGATTTTGGTAAACCGGATAACTTTTTCACCTCAGTGGCTTTTGGCATTTTCAGAAGATTTGATGGGGAGCAAAATACCAGGATAAATGTATTTGGATTATTGCCATATATGATTGATGCAGCGGGTTTTACAAATGTGGAGGAAAATGAGTATTTTAACACTCTTTTTGGTACAGTAAGATTAATTAGAGCTGTTAAAAATGAGCAATTCCCTTACCCTGATTATTCAGCAGTATAA
- a CDS encoding nuclear transport factor 2 family protein yields the protein MKIKLVLSAFPFLIFLLMHSSAIAQSHEKMAIQNILNRYRLAIEKIDTADAILLFQKDAKIYEQGSDEGHIGHYLTNHLIPELKMFKSIRFTDVAQDVLVNGGYAFVTEIYTYAIELKDAKTVKNRGVNTVMLRHTVTGWKIINMHTSFRKISS from the coding sequence ATGAAGATCAAACTTGTATTATCTGCCTTCCCTTTTCTGATATTCTTGCTTATGCATAGTTCTGCAATAGCACAATCGCATGAGAAAATGGCTATTCAAAACATATTAAACAGGTATAGATTAGCAATCGAAAAAATAGACACTGCCGATGCTATACTTCTGTTTCAAAAGGATGCAAAAATTTATGAACAAGGGAGTGACGAGGGGCATATCGGGCATTATCTCACTAATCACCTGATTCCAGAATTGAAAATGTTTAAATCCATCAGGTTTACGGACGTGGCGCAAGACGTTTTGGTAAATGGTGGTTATGCCTTTGTTACCGAAATCTATACTTATGCAATTGAGCTAAAGGACGCTAAAACAGTAAAAAACAGAGGCGTTAATACAGTCATGTTGCGGCATACCGTGACGGGTTGGAAAATTATTAACATGCACACTTCTTTTCGTAAAATCAGTTCGTAA